AATTGTGTCTCCGCCGTCATTATTTCTTCCCACACGGGTTCGCCTCGATAAGATATGTGGTTCAAAGTAGAAAGAAACAAAACTTGAAGTCTCCTTTGCCAAGAAAGCCTCACAAATCGAACCTTCAACCCTTGCTCTATTTTTCACTGTTCGCTTGAATGCTCCTATCACCCGTTCAAACGGATACATCCACCTATATTGAACAGGTCCACACACACGTGTCTCATATGCTAGATGAATTGGCAAATGCTCCATCACATTAAAGAATCCCGGGGAAAATATCCTTTCTAACTTGCAAAGGATAATGGGAATATTCTGCTCCATAACCTCTAAATCATGAACCTTGAGAGTGGTTGAACACAAGTCTTTGAAAAACTGGCTTAACTCGGCAAGAGGCTTCCATATATTTGTAGGTAGTTCTCTGAATGCAGTTGGAAGCAAGCACTGCATAAAAATGTGATAATCATGGCTCTTCATACCAATAAACCTCCCCTGGGAAAGACTTACACATCTAGCAAGGTTAGATGCATAACCATCTGGAAATCTAAGTTGTTGCACCCACCTATACACGTCTTGTTGTTGTTCAGAAGTTAAAGTATAAGCTGCCTTAGGTTTGGACCAACAATTATCACCGACATGCCGCAAATGTAAATCTGGACGCTTGCACAGTTCAGCCAGGTCTAACCTAGCCTTTTCATTATCTTTAGTTCTATCAATGTCCATAATAGTATTCATTATGTTGTCAAGCACATTCTTCTCTATGTGCATTACATCAAGATAGTGACGAACCAGGTTATCCTTCCAATAAGGTAACTCCCAAAACACACTTTGCTTAGTCCAATTGTGAGTAATACCATACTCTCGCGATTTGATCCACTTTCCATTATCTGATATCTTCTCAAGTCCTTTAATCCTTTGCCAAATCTCCAAACCACTTAATCTGGTAGGGGCCTCTTcactttctattttattcttcCTGAAGTCATTCTTATTGCGCCTATAAGGGTGGTTTGTCGGCAAAAACCTCCGATGACAATCAAACCATGATGCCTTGCCTCTATGTGATAGTGTAAAAGACTTAGTATCCTCCATGCAAATAGGACATGACAATCTTCCTTGTGTCATCCACCCAGACAACATCCCATAAGCCGGAAAATCATTGATAGTCCACATCAATGCTGCCTTTAAGACGAAATTCTTCTTTTCTACAATATCATACGTCAAAACACCAGGATTCCACAACTCATTTAATTCGTCAATCAAGGGTCCCAAGAATACATCAATGTTGGCTTTAGGGTTATTAGGACCAGGTATTAAGCAAGTCAAGAACAAGTAAGGATCTTTCATACACATTCCAGGAGGTAGATTGTATGGAATTACAATTACGGGCCAACAAGAATAAGGCTTGCTAAATTGGATATTTGGGGTAAACCCATCAGAGCAAAGACCTAACCTAATGTTTCTAGGCTCTAAAGAAAAATCAGAGTGGATACGGTCAAAGCTTTTCCATGCCTCCCCATGTGACGGATGGGTCATAACACCATCATCACGTTGGTTTTTTATATGCCACGTCATATGTGGAGCTGAACTCATTGACACATAAAGCCTTCGAAGTCTAGGGATTAAGGGTAGGTAGTGCATCCGTCGGACAGGAACTCTCTTGGACTTACAACCACCATCGGAAATAGGCTTGAATCTAGGTGCTTCACAAAACTTGCAACTAGTTAGAGCAGCATCGTCTTTTCGATACAACATGCAATTGTTTGAGCAACAATCTATTTTGATTGCCTTCAATCCAAGCTTTTGCACTAACTTCTTAGCCTCATAGTAATCCCCAGGTATGGCACTACCCTCAGGAGCAATTTCCCTAATTAAGGTGGCCCACTGCTTAAATGACTCCTGTGATTGGTTTCCCTCGGCCTTAATGCATAGCATTCTAACAGCTATCGATAGTTGAGAGTGCACACAACCTTCCCACAAAGGCTTTTGAGCTGCCTCAAGAAGATCAAAAAAGTTTTTAGCCTCTACATGAGGATCCTCTGGACCAACAGAATCGAAAACCATTTCATGATACCTTCTGGAGTTATCTTCCCAGCTAATGTCATACATATCACATTCTTCCACATTTGCACCACTTCCTGAACCACCTTCCCCACAATTATTGAATCCCGTCTGATTAATCCCTATGTCGTCAATCTCTCCATGTTCTGTCCAAATCCAATAATTTGGCATAAACCCCTTTTCCCACAAATGCATCTTAATAATGTTCAGCTCTTTATAATTTGTGCATCTACACTTAACGCATGGGCATCTACACTTTCTTTCCGACTTCACAACATCTAACTTACTAATTGTTTCTATAAACTCCTCAACCTTGTCATAAAACTCAGGTTTAATACCCCCTCTTGTTGGATTCAACCTATCATACATCCACACTCGATGGTGCCAAGACATTTCTTacgaatttgatatttttagtaCCTATAAATCATCCAACACAAGCAACATTTCATCTATCATACAACATTCTATCAATATTTAACCATATCAATATTTTCAATGCAATACATAAACAAATCACACATAATTTTTTGAGAATTAGGGTGTGCTTGCTAACCTCACTGACTGTCACTTGGAGCAGAGAGACAGCTGAATTCTAAGCCGTCGATCCTGTGGagtagtattaaaaaaattaattaagaaactTAAATTTCAGCAACATTATTATCAATctgtaaattaaaaatagatttggtaaattaaaaagtttCCACACGCTTTGCCAAACTGGGATTTTGATTcatgtaaaatatttaatattgtaACATAATGCCATTATTCCAATTGCCATCACCTATCAacggaaaaagaagaagaaaaaaaagaggtaGCAACCAACAAACAGATGATGATCTAATCttctccatttttttattttttcttatcaattttttaatcttttcttttatttttatcttttgtatgTGGCTGAAAGAGAATAAGAAATTGggcaatttaaaagaaaaaaaggtgaAATTATAATGTAAGATTTCTGTGAAAACTATTGCAATTTGCAGAAAtagttttattttcattgattTGGTTATTCAAATTCAAGTTAAAGAgatagttaatattaattataatgactcaattaaatttttcaataatCATAAATATGTCATAAAaggtaataactaataaattctttatttaataaagaATTTCTTAGAAatgactttttatttttaacgttTTCATTAAGGTGATAGACCCCacaaatgattaaaaaatatcactttATTAGCACCTAATTAATTGTGATTTAATTAATGAGTTACAATTTCTATCCTCATTATGTTGGTATCTTACAGGAATCTAATGGGATTTGGGTACAGATTACATTATAATATCCATCATTAGAGTCATGGCTTTTAAGGACCCAGACATGGGGCTCTCTTCTTCAATATCCATCATTCCCCCAAGTTATCAAAGATAACAAATCCAACCATACAAGCAAACAATTTTTACAAACACCCCTCTGAAATTCAGGATTATATTCGTTAGCCACAACCTCTATTCCAAGTTATAGATCTCGAATTTTACATGcacaaaagaaaaactaatatGAAGAAACAAAAACTTTATTTCTCAAATCATACATAGCTCTAACCATTTTAAGTAGCAATTGCCAACATGgaaaatttcacagaaagattttgaacataaaagaaaagaacGTGTCTGTTTTATGCAGCAGACTAAAAAATAACACAGAATTCGCTAAGTAATTCtttaaccaaattttaaaatcaaagaaggaggaggaggaggagatggCATAACGTCCAAACTTattttagagattgagttgataaaatcataaaattgcaTAGTGATTCAGATCTGAATACTTACGTGGATGCCAAGCTGAAACACAGTGTCGCAGATTCACTATTCTGGCTCTTTGAACAAATAAGGAAGGATCATAACTTATAACCATTAAGACTTATCCAATTCATATGCACTGTGAAGTGTGGACAGTGTCAATAACGAACTCCAACAACTCACCTAagataatttagaaaaaaacaTCATCACAAGAGGTAAAAAGGAAAATCACgcataaataaatacaaatatatattattacataTCATTGATCATTGAAGCTTCAAATAGATCACCACCGCTTTTAAAACGCAGACACGGCTTGAAAAACTAGTGAGACATATGAATGTGATATGAGTGACCCGTGATGTGAAGTGCAGATAACTCTTCAATGCaagagacaaaattaaaaaattgggaCTACCGGGTACAGATTACAGAGAcagcacacacacacacaacacaACACAATCTCAATCCTGTTCTCACTCGCcataaaaaatacagaaaataagtCATTTGACTAACAACATATAGTAAcaagtatgaaaataaaaataaaacaaaagtaaaaataaaaaaaggaggaGGCTTACAACTCAGAGTCCAATGGATAAGTAAATCCTGAAATTTCAGCAGCTTTAGCTAGAGCAGATCTCCATTTTTGTACCTTGTCCTTGTCTTCCCTAGCTTCATGTTtaacaaaaacacaaactcacactcttattaaaaatacaaactcACAAACTCACACTCTTATTAGGACTTTAgaataatttaagaaaaaatttgaatgtgCAAAACAGTAGCAAAAGCTAAGAAATATGCTCCATTTGGGTTTGGAAGCATCAACACCCACACCTAATCAATCCTGTTCTCACTCGCcataaaaaatacagaaaataagtCATTTGACTAACAACAAATAGTAACAagtatgaaaatgaaaataaaacaaaagtaaaaataaaaaagaggagGAGGCTTACAACTCAGAGTCCAATGGATAAGTAAATCCTGAAATTTCAGCAGCTTTAGCTAGAGCAGATCTCCATTTTTGTACCTTGTCCTTGTCTTCCCTAGCTTCATGtttaacaaaaaacacaaactcacaCTCTTattaaaaacacaaactcaCAAACTCACACTCTTATTAGGACTTTAgaataatttaagaaaaaatttgaatgtgCAAAACAGTAGCAAAAGCTAAGAAATATGCTCCATTTGGGTTTTGAAGCATCAACACCCACACCTAGTCAGagttctaataataaaaaatcaacacCCAAacccttaatcagaatcttaataatcaaaatcaacACCCACATCCCTAAATTCACAAAATCTGATAATCAAAATCCCTATTCCCTAACCTGCAtattaattaaacaataaaattaattatttacctgAGAAGAAGACCGGAGAAGAGAGCGGAGCAGAAGGAGCGGGACTAGCAGCGCACAGCAGTGGCGAGGAAgtaatagagaagaagaagacgaccgGGCCAAGCAGAGAAGCGTCAGTGGTCACCGAGAAGCAGGGCAGCACCGTAGGTCGTCATTCGTCGGACGTCAATCGTTGGTCGTCACCATCGTCAGTCGAACGACGAGCTTCGCCGGTGACTGGTGTGAGACACGGAGGGCTGAGAAGACGAGGAGGGGAGGAGGGTGCCACTGCGTGCTAGGAATGCGTGGTGCGTGCTGGGAGAGTTTTGTGAAGTAATGGAGTGAATGGAGTGAATGGCGAGTGAATCTTCAACTAGGGTTTTTAATATTTCCGACGGATTTcatttaaattacagacggattttccgtttgtaataatttaataaaacgtGCATTTTGCCTActtaattacagacggaaaaatccgtctgtaaccATTCcacggaaaaaaaattaatttttccaacggaattatagacggattttctttttcgtctgtaatttatactaatctattttttttgtttttcgacaaAAAAATCCCTCTAAAATTCTGTCTGTATTTCAGTGGGATAAAATTTGTCggaaatatccgtctgtaataactagttttctagtagtgaCAGTGCCAATAGATCAATCAATGGTTGTTTGGATTGCTATCACAATATTAATGTCTTCCATGGTGACATATTTTCAATTTGAAGAAGTTTGGTGCTGGCTTAGCTTAGGAGTCTGGGATGGGGAGAATCTAGTGTGAAAGACATCAATGATGCTTTCTTTTTGGTTGACAGTACTGAAGATACATGAGCTCTTATGTAGAGAATGAAAGGTTATCATCAAGTTCATTCATCCCTCCACTGCATGCTTAGGACGGCCAAGAGATTCCATATGTAGCTCAGACTATGCTATAGAGGCTCGTGGCTAGTGATCTGATCTCTTTAGAATCCCCTAATctgttttttttctattctagcTTGGTATACTGCACACCATCCAATGTTGATATGgtgatgaattataatttataagcgAGTACACAACAAATGGACATCATATCATTAGGCTTTTTATTAATGCTATACAACATGCAATATTGTTATTTATCGTAAGggatatttattcatttttacaTAAGACCATTATGTCTATTCATCTATAATTATAGTTAGTTTATTACAAAAATGGATATTAAAATATCTTCCAAGTGACACTAACCTCACATCTTCCCTTACAAAAGAATACCGACATATAGGAGGCAAAAAACCAGAAACTCATCAAACCAACTTTGATACTACTAAAATTAACAATGTATACTTCATATGCTAATGTCCGTAAAGTGCCaaccattaaaattaataatgtatACTTCATTGGAAAGCCAGTGCATCTTCCAAATTCAACTAGAATCTAGATGAAGCTACTGTCAAAATTTAGAGTCGCTAAAGTGTTGCATCATTGTTATAGGCAATATTGAGTAACGTAAAGACTTGCCCAAACGAAGCAAGGTTACAACTCTGAACCCATTCTCTCCAATTGCTTTCTCAATAGCAAGAAAATTCTTGTTTCCTTCCACAAGTTTCAAAATCCACTCACGAGCAAAATATCATGCAATTAAAAAAGCAACACTTGCTGCCACCTGCAATCCCTTCAAGTATTAGATTCAAAGCAACACTTGCTGCCACTTATATAAGTAACTatactaataaatattttatgaaataaCATGATTCTTAATTAATGATTAGTATACTTACGAACAATAGTACATTAActtgaaacaagaaaatatcGATATAATTACACATATTTGTAGTCAATACTAtcaaatgatccaacacaaatgAACTGTAAAAGAAATTTACTCACCGCCCACTAATGGAGATTATGATAGTGCCAGTAATAGATCCAAAAAGAAGTCATGCCGAAATTATTAAAGGAATAGCAGGAATTGCAAGTATTTGAGACAACATCAAAATGTAAACACAAAAATTCAGGTCAAAACAATATCTATAGCAgaagacaaaaacaaaaataatgatagaGACAAGAAAGACAATATAACTTGAAGGGAAAAAACTAATATGCACATAACAACACCAAATTTGTATATGAAGCATTAGGAATTGAAGttgatgaaagaaaaatgatatCTCAAATCCTGCttgctggtggacgaaattgtgatcatcaacaatggctccaaagacttggtgctcttaaacatgaattacactttgtcacaactccgcacaactaaccagcaagtgtactggatcgtccaagtaataccttacgtgagtaagggtcgatcccacagagaatgttggtatgaagcaagctatggtcaccttgtaaatcttagtcaggcggattcaaattgaTAGTGGTTTTTGGAAAATGTAAAGAGatacttaattaaataataaatgatataaatacttatgtaaattcattagtgggaatttcagataagtgtctggagatgcttgtccctgttggatctctgctttcctactgccttccttcaatctttgtcactcctttctatggcaagctgtatgtagggcatcaccgttgtcaatggctacatcccatcctctcagtgaaaatggtccaaaggctctgtcacagcacggctaatcatctgtcggttctcgatcatgttggaatagaatccctcgatccttttgcgtctgtcactaacgcccaacaatcgcgagtttgaagctcgtcacagtcattcaatcccggaatcctactcggaataccacagacaaggttagactttccggattcccatgaatgccgccatcaattctagcttataccacgaagattctgattaaggaatccaagagatatgcgcccggtattaaaactcgaggtacagcagagctccacacccttaatctatggtgtgtagaaactccaccgttgaaaatacataagtgatgaaggtccaagcatggccgagaagccagcccccaaaacgtgatcacaggatcaaaaatacaatccaagatgcaaatacaatagtaaaatgtcctatttataataaactagctacttagggtttacagaagtaagtaattgatgtagaaatccatttccggggcccacttggtgtgtgcttgggctgagcttgaatgttacacgtgcagaggcttttattggagttgaacaccaagttgtaacgtgtttctggcattcaactctggttcgtgacgtgtttatagcgtttgactccaggatgcagcatggaactggcgttgagcgccagtttacgtcatctaattacgaagaaagtatggactattatatattgctggcaagctctggatgtctacttttcaaagccgttgagagcgcaccatttggagttctatagctctagaaaatccattttgagtgcagggagatcagattccaacagcatcagcagttctttgttagcctcctatcagagttttgctcaggtccctcaatttcagccagaaaatacctgaaattacagaaaaacacacaaactcataggaaagtccagaaatgtgaatttagcataaaaactaatgaaaacatccctaaaagtaactagatcatattaaaaactacctaaaaataatgccaaaaaacatataaaatatccgctcatcacaacaccaaacttaaattgttgcttgtccccaagaaactgaaaatcaattaggataaaaagaagagaatatgttATAAATcctagaatatcaatgaatattagttctaattagatgagtaggacttgtagctttttgcttctgaacagttttagtatctcacttcatcctttgaagtttagaatgattagcatctatgggaacttagaatttcggatagtgttattaattctcctagttaagtatgttgattcttgaacacagctacttttatgagtcttggccgtggccctaagcattttgttttccattattaccaccggatacataaatgccacagacacatgactgggtgaaccttttcagattgtgactcagctttgctagagtccccagttagagatgtccagagctcttaagcacactctttttgctttggatcatgactttaaccactcagtctcaagcttttcacttagacttgcatgccacaagcacatggttagggacagcttgatttagccgcttaggcctggattttatttccttgggccctcctatccattgattctcaaagccttggatcctttttacccttgtcttttgattttaaaggctattgactttttctacttactttttttctttttttttctaatttttttttgcctttttattttttttcgcaagcttttgctattcactgctttttcttgcttcaagaatcaattttatgatttttcagatcatcaataacatttctctttttcatcattctttcaagagccaacaattttaacattcataaacaacaagataaaaaatatgcactgtttaagtattcattcagaaaacagaaagtattgtcaccacatcaatataattaaactaaattcaaggataattttgaaattcatgtacttcttgttcttttggattaaaaacatttttaatttaagagaggtgaaggatttatgaaattttattcatagctttaagacatagttactacatactaatgatcatgaagtagagacacaaaacatagataaaaatgaagcataaaaatcgaaaaacagagaattaagaacaaggaagttaaggaatgagtccaccttagtgagggtggcgcctttttgaaggaccaatggtgcctTCTaggctcctttatgtctcttccttgcctctgttgcttgatccctagtgattttggtgctcttatccttatttgctcccaatagttgtgtggaggacaatttatcacctgaggtatctcagggatctcttgatttgcagtcaaatgttctaccactgagctataaaccctttagatgagtctttccatttcccatgactcagaggtggaagctttagtattcccttttctctttttttttattttttttattttttttttaggtttctctggccttaggtgccatcaatggttatggaaaagcaaaaaagctatgcttttaccacactaaacttagaaaattgctcaccctcgagcaagagaagaaagaaaagatgaagaataagatgaagatatagaggagatggagggatgtgtgtattcggctatatgggtgggattgggtgggaaagagaatttgattttgaaggtaggtggggtatATGGGGAAGTGGTGAGTGGAAAATAGAAGGGATGACCGTGAATGGAGAGGgagagggtgaggtaggtgcggatcctgtggggtccacagatcctgaggtgtcaaggatttacatccctgcaccaattaggcatgtagaatgcctttgcatacaattctggcgtttaaacgccgaagtgatgctcattctcggcgttcaacacccatgtgcagcatgtttctggcgttgaacgccaggtccatgcttgtttctggcgttcagcgtcAGATCCATGCtttgttctggcattgaacgccagctagatgctccttactggcttttaaacgccagctagatgctccttactggcgtttaaacgccagtaagtccttcctctagggtgtgatttttcttctgctattttttattctgtttttaattttagtatttttttcgtgactccacatgatcatgaacctaataaaacataaaagaacaatgaaaataaaataaaattagataaataaaaattgggttgcctcctaataagcgcttctttaatgtcaatagcttgacagtgagctctcatggagcttcacagatgttcaaagcattgttgggacctcccaacaccaaacttagagtttgaatgtgggggttcaacatcaaacttagagtttggttgtggcctcccaacaccaaacttagagtttgactgtgggggctctatttgactctaCATTGAGAGAAGttgttcatgcttcctctcattaccaaatatcttggcatttagcttcatgatggctcctagatattgagcaacttgctctccagttacatcttcatcctcttcagaggaagaatagtcttcagagctcatgtggaagaaggaggtttaatggaatatctacggtctctatatgagcctcagattcctttaggtcctcaataggggacTCCTTCTTGCtcagaggacgtcccaggaggtcttcttcactaggattttcgtccttttCTCCCACTATGCAttcagccatattgattatatcaatggccttgcactctctttttggattctcttctgtattgcttgggagagtactaggaggagtttcagttactttcttactcagctggcccacttgtgcctccaaatttctgatggaggaccttgtttcactcatgaaacttaaagtggccttagacagatcagagactatatttgctaaattagaggagctctgcttagaattctctgtctgttgatgagaagatgatggaaaaggcttgttattgcttagcctgtttcttccaccattattaaagccttgttgaggcttttgttgatccttccatgagaaatttggatgatttctccatactgttggatgcattttgctatccattcagactttgagaaatcatgttgacttgctgagtcaacactttgttctgagccaatatggcattcagagcatcaattttaagaactctcttcctctgaggtgtcccattattcacgaaattcctctcagaagtgtacatgaattggttatttgcaaccatgtcaataagttcttgagcttctgcaggcattttctttaagtgaatggatccacctgcagagtggtccaatgacattttggaaaactcagatagaccataatagaatatatctaatatggtctattatgaaaacatgtcagaaggacactttttggtcatctgcttgtatctttcccaagcttcatagagggattcaccatctttttgcctgaaggtctgaacatccactctaagcttgctcaacttttgaggaggaaagaatttatccaagaaggccgtgacca
This sequence is a window from Arachis duranensis cultivar V14167 chromosome 2, aradu.V14167.gnm2.J7QH, whole genome shotgun sequence. Protein-coding genes within it:
- the LOC127744917 gene encoding uncharacterized protein LOC127744917 → MHLWEKGFMPNYWIWTEHGEIDDIGINQTGFNNCGEGGSGSGANVEECDMYDISWEDNSRRYHEMVFDSVGPEDPHVEAKNFFDLLEAAQKPLWEGCVHSQLSIAVRMLCIKAEGNQSQESFKQWATLIREIAPEGSAIPGDYYEAKKLVQKLGLKAIKIDCCSNNCMLYRKDDAALTSCKFCEAPRFKPISDGGCKSKRVPVRRMHYLPLIPRLRRLYVSMSSAPHMTWHIKNQRDDGVMTHPSHGEAWKSFDRIHSDFSLEPRNIRLGLCSDGFTPNIQFSKPYSCWPVIVIPYNLPPGMCMKDPYLFLTCLIPGPNNPKANIDVFLGPLIDELNELWNPGVLTYDIVEKKNFVLKAALMWTINDFPAYGMLSGWMTQGRLSCPICMEDTKSFTLSHRGKASWFDCHRRFLPTNHPYRRNKNDFRKNKIESEEAPTRLSGLEIWQRIKGLEKISDNGKWIKSREYGITHNWTKQSVFWELPYWKDNLVRHYLDVMHIEKNVLDNIMNTIMDIDRTKDNEKARLDLAELCKRPDLHLRHVGDNCWSKPKAAYTLTSEQQQDVYRWVQQLRFPDGYASNLARCRTTYKYMEASCRVKPVFQRLVFNHSQGS